In Sphingobacteriaceae bacterium, a single genomic region encodes these proteins:
- a CDS encoding NAD(P)/FAD-dependent oxidoreductase has product MIKKNVIVIGGGAAGFFAAINLAEKNKNYNVSILEKSNKLLSKVKISGGGRCNVTNACFENSELVKNYPRGNKELKQVFSRFNVSDTIQWFENHDVSLKTEEDGRIFPQSDDSETIVNCFLKYTELYHIKIEKNCEVFTIKKIKEKFYLNTSQGEKTADQLIIALGGHPKSGSYDLIKNLGHNIVSPIPSLFTLNLPNEKIKNNLQGLSVQNAEIKLVGQKLKYAGPVLITHWGLSGPAVLKLSAFAAHELFALNYSTKIQVNWAFPNNRQEVEALLFQTKKTHQKSLVRNVALFDLPKRLWEHFCLEAVIEEQKTWQELNNKQMQCLCDLIFCSTYNMEGKTTFKEEFVTCGGVDLKEIDFKTMESKLIKGLFFCGEVINVDGITGGFNFQNAWSTAWICADSLKPYPNQ; this is encoded by the coding sequence ATGATTAAAAAAAACGTAATCGTTATTGGAGGCGGAGCCGCCGGTTTTTTTGCCGCTATTAATCTTGCCGAAAAAAATAAAAATTATAACGTTTCTATACTCGAAAAATCAAACAAACTTTTAAGCAAAGTGAAAATTTCGGGAGGCGGTAGATGTAATGTTACTAACGCCTGCTTCGAAAATTCAGAACTGGTTAAAAATTACCCAAGAGGAAATAAAGAATTAAAACAAGTTTTTTCTCGCTTTAATGTATCAGATACTATTCAATGGTTTGAAAATCACGACGTGAGTTTAAAAACAGAAGAAGACGGCCGGATTTTTCCGCAAAGCGATGATAGCGAAACCATTGTAAATTGTTTTTTGAAGTATACCGAATTGTATCACATTAAAATTGAAAAGAATTGCGAAGTTTTTACGATTAAAAAAATTAAAGAAAAATTTTATTTAAATACTTCGCAAGGCGAAAAAACGGCCGATCAACTTATTATTGCATTAGGCGGACATCCCAAATCCGGCTCTTATGATTTAATCAAAAATTTAGGACATAATATAGTAAGTCCTATACCCAGTTTATTTACTTTGAATTTACCCAATGAAAAAATAAAGAATAATTTACAGGGTTTGAGTGTACAAAATGCGGAAATTAAGTTAGTGGGGCAAAAATTAAAATATGCCGGTCCGGTTTTAATTACACATTGGGGCTTGAGTGGGCCCGCAGTTTTAAAATTATCTGCATTTGCCGCACATGAATTATTTGCATTAAATTACTCCACTAAAATTCAAGTGAACTGGGCTTTTCCAAATAACCGGCAAGAAGTTGAGGCTCTACTATTCCAAACCAAAAAAACGCATCAAAAAAGTTTAGTCAGAAATGTAGCTTTATTTGATTTACCAAAAAGACTATGGGAACATTTTTGTTTGGAGGCTGTAATAGAAGAACAAAAAACCTGGCAGGAATTAAATAACAAGCAAATGCAGTGTTTATGTGATTTAATTTTTTGCAGTACGTATAATATGGAGGGGAAAACCACCTTTAAAGAAGAATTTGTAACTTGTGGTGGTGTTGATTTAAAGGAAATTGATTTTAAAACCATGGAAAGTAAATTAATAAAAGGATTATTTTTTTGCGGAGAAGTAATTAATGTAGATGGAATTACCGGTGGATTTAATTTTCAAAACGCCTGGAGTACCGCGTGGATTTGTGCAGACAGTTTAAAACCTTATCCCAATCAATAA
- a CDS encoding MMPL family transporter, which produces MPINKQKSYYLFILIFVVLFSLFSVYKLQNLNFNYEFEAFFPNEDHELELYNKYRDIFEHDNEFVLVALENKSGIFKKDFLLKIDQLTKEFQKLPFIQKVTSPTNLKTLQLGGLVPTQIPTLHFEQEEFYTTDSTNIYNNPFLVGSFFPENGKSLSIYLTTQFSLTKKQSDSLAVLIENKLAEFKFDDVHYVGRIFAQKVYLQNLENEFSLFLALSFIVVIIFLWFSFRSVYGVLVPMCIVLISILWTLGIMGILNKSIDIMTVMLPTMVFIAGMSDVVHFFSKYFEELAKGTERVKIYPLILREVGAPTFLTLITTVVAFLSLLFSSIKPIREFGIYTSIGICVAFVLTYTLLPALLFFFTPPKLVSIHGHNNKSENRMRNVLFWTFRNQKTILLITGILLVISCIGIYKIKVNNILLEDLSNKVKIKQDFNFFDKNYSGVRPFEVYLTLKDTNKTFWDEDVLRELNKVDNFIRKEYEPGFLLSPSALVCSINQNINITQKNKFPDKEDFDEIIYYLKSNKNNKELKRAIDSKGKQARISAKIADMGSVKVGIHNQNLFQFIQTKTDTNLINYSITGAAHLVDKNNEYMVSNMAQGFVFSLVIIALLTFFLHRSWRMVLVFILPNLIPLVIIGAVMGFMGIELKAATSLVFSIAFGIATDDTIHFISRLKIELGYGKSILYAFKRTYFETGKPIILTTFILLGGFLSLMTSDFQSTFYFGFLICITIIIALLADIFLLPVLLFLIYGKQKKQK; this is translated from the coding sequence ATGCCTATTAATAAGCAAAAATCATATTATCTTTTTATACTCATTTTTGTAGTATTATTTTCACTTTTCAGTGTTTATAAGCTACAGAATTTAAATTTCAACTACGAATTTGAAGCTTTTTTCCCAAATGAAGACCACGAACTGGAATTATACAATAAGTACAGAGATATTTTTGAACACGATAATGAGTTTGTTTTAGTTGCCCTCGAAAATAAATCGGGTATTTTTAAAAAAGATTTTTTATTAAAAATAGATCAATTAACCAAAGAGTTTCAAAAACTCCCATTTATTCAAAAAGTAACTTCTCCTACTAATCTTAAAACATTACAGTTAGGCGGCCTAGTGCCCACACAAATTCCCACTTTGCATTTTGAGCAGGAAGAGTTTTACACAACAGATAGCACCAACATTTATAATAATCCATTTCTGGTTGGTTCCTTTTTTCCTGAAAACGGAAAATCCTTGTCCATTTATCTCACAACCCAATTTTCATTAACCAAAAAACAAAGCGATTCACTGGCCGTTTTAATTGAAAATAAATTGGCCGAATTTAAGTTTGACGATGTGCATTACGTAGGTCGAATTTTTGCTCAAAAAGTATACTTGCAAAATTTAGAAAATGAATTTAGTCTGTTTTTAGCGCTGTCCTTTATAGTAGTTATTATTTTCTTGTGGTTTAGCTTCAGAAGTGTTTACGGAGTTCTAGTTCCCATGTGCATAGTTCTTATTTCGATACTATGGACTTTAGGAATAATGGGAATCCTGAACAAGTCTATTGATATCATGACGGTGATGCTGCCTACTATGGTATTCATTGCCGGCATGAGTGATGTGGTTCACTTTTTTTCCAAATACTTTGAAGAGCTGGCCAAAGGAACAGAACGAGTTAAAATTTACCCTTTGATTTTACGGGAAGTGGGCGCTCCAACTTTTCTAACCTTAATTACTACGGTGGTCGCGTTTTTATCACTTTTATTTTCCAGTATAAAACCCATTCGTGAATTTGGCATTTACACATCCATTGGTATTTGCGTGGCTTTTGTGCTTACTTATACCTTATTACCGGCTTTACTTTTTTTCTTTACACCTCCAAAACTGGTGAGTATTCATGGTCACAACAACAAATCCGAAAACAGAATGCGCAATGTATTATTCTGGACCTTCCGTAATCAAAAAACAATTTTGCTGATTACGGGAATACTATTAGTGATTTCGTGTATTGGCATTTATAAAATAAAAGTGAATAATATTTTATTAGAAGATTTAAGTAATAAAGTAAAAATAAAACAGGATTTTAATTTTTTTGACAAAAATTACAGTGGCGTTCGTCCATTTGAAGTTTACCTGACCTTAAAAGACACCAATAAAACATTTTGGGATGAAGATGTGTTAAGAGAATTAAATAAAGTGGATAATTTTATTCGGAAAGAATACGAACCCGGCTTTTTGCTATCACCTTCCGCTCTTGTTTGTTCCATCAATCAAAATATTAATATAACACAAAAAAATAAATTTCCTGATAAAGAAGATTTTGATGAAATCATATATTATTTAAAAAGTAATAAAAACAACAAGGAATTAAAAAGAGCCATCGATTCAAAAGGAAAACAAGCCCGAATCAGCGCTAAAATTGCTGATATGGGTAGTGTAAAAGTTGGAATACATAATCAAAACCTATTCCAATTTATTCAAACCAAAACAGACACAAATCTGATTAACTATTCTATAACCGGAGCTGCACATCTGGTAGATAAAAATAATGAGTACATGGTAAGTAATATGGCACAGGGTTTTGTTTTTTCTTTAGTCATCATAGCCTTACTTACTTTTTTCCTGCACCGAAGCTGGCGTATGGTTTTAGTTTTTATTTTGCCTAATCTTATTCCCCTTGTTATTATTGGAGCCGTTATGGGATTCATGGGCATAGAATTAAAAGCAGCAACTTCGCTGGTGTTTAGTATTGCATTTGGTATTGCCACCGATGATACTATACATTTTATTTCTCGTTTAAAAATTGAGTTAGGCTACGGAAAAAGTATATTGTATGCTTTTAAACGCACTTATTTTGAAACCGGTAAACCCATTATTTTAACTACTTTCATTTTATTAGGCGGATTTTTAAGCTTAATGACCAGCGATTTTCAAAGCACATTTTATTTCGGTTTCCTAATCTGCATAACCATCATCATTGCATTATTGGCCGATATATTTTTATTGCCTGTACTTTTATTTCTGATTTACGGTAAACAAAAAAAACAGAAATGA
- the pruA gene encoding L-glutamate gamma-semialdehyde dehydrogenase → MPKGIYKVPVPVNEPVKQYAAGSAERKELQAMLKALRAKEIEVPMYIGGKEIKGETKVRMSPPHDHKHTLGYFYKSEKKHVEQAIEAALTAREKWINLGWEHRASIFLKAADLIAGPYRAKLNAATMLGQSKSAFQAEIDSACEIIDFLRYNVAYMTEIYAEQPASNPGMWNRLEWRPLEGFIYALTPFNFTAIAGNLPTSCAMMGNVVVWKPSNTQVYSANVLMEIFNKAGVPDGVINLIYPSGPDAAEVIFNHRDFAGIHFTGSTEVFQNIWQSIGNNIHKYKSYPRIVGETGGKDFVMVHKSADAKEVAVALVRGAFEYQGQKCSAASRAYIPTNLWNEVKKYMQEDLKSMKMGPTEDFTNFVNAVIDEKSFDKLKSFIDKAKTDKGVEVIAGGNCDKSTGYFIEPTVLKVDNPQYVTMCEELFGPVLTLYVYDENKYEETMDILDKTSIYALTGAIIANDRYAIETATKKLVNAAGNFYINDKPTGAVVGQQPFGGARGSGTNDKAGAKINLLRWVSPRTIKETWVPANDYRYPFLQAD, encoded by the coding sequence ATGCCAAAAGGAATTTATAAAGTACCGGTACCGGTGAATGAGCCGGTGAAGCAATATGCAGCAGGTAGTGCCGAAAGAAAAGAATTGCAAGCCATGTTAAAAGCATTACGTGCTAAAGAAATTGAAGTACCCATGTATATTGGGGGAAAAGAAATTAAAGGAGAAACAAAAGTGAGAATGTCGCCTCCACATGATCATAAACATACACTTGGTTATTTTTACAAGAGCGAAAAGAAACATGTAGAACAAGCCATTGAAGCTGCTTTAACGGCGCGTGAAAAATGGATTAATTTAGGTTGGGAACATAGGGCAAGTATATTTTTAAAGGCAGCTGATTTAATTGCCGGTCCTTATCGCGCTAAATTAAACGCGGCAACTATGTTGGGACAAAGTAAAAGTGCTTTTCAGGCGGAAATAGATAGTGCCTGTGAAATAATAGATTTTTTACGTTACAATGTAGCGTACATGACCGAAATTTATGCGGAGCAACCGGCTTCTAATCCGGGCATGTGGAATCGTTTGGAATGGCGACCGTTGGAAGGATTTATTTATGCATTAACGCCTTTTAATTTTACGGCCATTGCGGGCAATTTACCAACAAGTTGTGCTATGATGGGGAATGTAGTGGTATGGAAACCCAGCAATACGCAAGTATACAGCGCTAATGTATTAATGGAAATTTTCAATAAAGCCGGCGTACCGGATGGGGTAATTAATTTAATTTATCCATCAGGACCTGATGCGGCAGAAGTGATATTTAATCACCGGGATTTTGCAGGAATACATTTTACGGGAAGCACGGAGGTTTTTCAAAACATCTGGCAGAGTATAGGAAACAATATTCACAAGTATAAATCTTATCCTCGCATTGTAGGTGAAACCGGAGGTAAAGATTTTGTAATGGTTCACAAGTCAGCCGATGCGAAAGAAGTGGCTGTTGCTTTAGTGCGTGGTGCCTTTGAATATCAGGGACAAAAATGTTCAGCTGCCTCTAGGGCATATATTCCTACTAATTTGTGGAATGAGGTAAAGAAATACATGCAGGAAGATTTGAAATCGATGAAGATGGGCCCAACAGAAGATTTTACCAATTTTGTGAACGCGGTAATTGATGAAAAGAGTTTCGATAAATTAAAATCTTTTATTGACAAGGCAAAAACAGATAAAGGTGTGGAAGTAATTGCCGGAGGAAATTGCGATAAATCTACCGGTTACTTTATTGAACCCACCGTTCTAAAAGTAGATAATCCGCAATATGTAACCATGTGTGAAGAATTATTTGGTCCGGTACTTACACTTTATGTTTATGATGAAAATAAATATGAAGAAACTATGGATATTTTAGATAAAACAAGTATTTATGCCTTAACAGGAGCCATCATAGCCAACGACCGTTATGCGATTGAAACAGCTACTAAAAAGTTAGTGAACGCGGCGGGTAATTTTTACATCAATGATAAACCAACCGGTGCAGTGGTAGGTCAACAGCCATTTGGTGGAGCAAGAGGCAGTGGTACGAATGATAAGGCAGGGGCGAAAATTAATTTATTACGTTGGGTTAGTCCGCGAACAATAAAAGAAACCTGGGTGCCGGCTAACGATTACCGTTATCCGTTTTTGCAGGCCGATTAA
- a CDS encoding T9SS type A sorting domain-containing protein produces the protein MSKQTCLPICLFSVLFSANILAQNPVTLLDDGSDSELYSFEAEVNNYQSKMMACPSASNLVTIYATNNAQRGHMFDIEAINAVTILCFEVNMNVGTTNFEIYTKSGTHVGFTNTPGAWTLIGTAINLASAGVNLPTSVPIAINTGIAAGATQAFYITRTTLSGPTLAYTNGTAVGTVLASDANIIIREGTGKEYPFSTNYTPRRFNGRVFYDLGVLPVEFKNFTAKMKNDIVELQWETVSEENNNYFTIERSLDAVNFTEIKRVSANRSQNGIIEYNDIDENPPLGLSYYRIKQTDDDGKSSFTNIVAVSKEQELLNISTGPIPSTTYLKVAYNSDNESTFQLRIINIEGRLVYEDVIQSRKGYNQAFVNTENFEKGLYYLNINTNGKTQTTKFLKD, from the coding sequence ATGTCTAAGCAGACTTGTTTACCAATTTGTTTATTTTCCGTTCTGTTTTCAGCTAATATTCTAGCTCAAAATCCGGTTACCTTATTAGATGACGGTTCGGATTCTGAGCTTTATTCATTTGAGGCGGAAGTAAATAATTACCAATCCAAAATGATGGCCTGCCCTTCTGCAAGCAATCTGGTAACAATTTATGCAACCAACAATGCACAACGTGGTCACATGTTCGATATTGAGGCTATCAATGCGGTTACCATTTTGTGTTTTGAAGTGAACATGAATGTAGGAACAACAAATTTTGAAATCTACACCAAAAGCGGAACGCATGTTGGTTTTACCAATACACCGGGTGCTTGGACATTGATTGGAACAGCGATTAATTTAGCTTCAGCCGGCGTAAATTTACCAACCTCCGTTCCAATAGCTATTAATACCGGAATTGCTGCCGGAGCAACCCAGGCCTTTTACATTACCCGAACAACCTTAAGCGGACCAACACTGGCTTATACTAATGGCACAGCAGTAGGAACAGTTTTAGCCTCAGATGCGAATATTATAATCAGAGAAGGAACCGGAAAAGAATATCCATTTTCTACCAATTATACTCCAAGAAGATTTAATGGTCGTGTTTTTTACGATTTAGGGGTTTTACCTGTAGAGTTTAAAAACTTTACGGCAAAAATGAAAAATGACATTGTTGAATTGCAATGGGAAACAGTTTCTGAAGAAAATAACAATTACTTTACTATTGAACGCTCATTAGATGCTGTTAATTTTACCGAAATAAAAAGAGTAAGTGCCAATCGCTCGCAAAATGGAATTATTGAATATAATGATATTGATGAAAATCCTCCGTTAGGCTTATCTTACTACAGAATTAAACAAACCGATGATGACGGCAAAAGTTCATTCACCAATATTGTAGCGGTTAGTAAAGAACAGGAATTATTAAATATTTCCACCGGCCCAATTCCATCAACTACCTATTTAAAAGTAGCCTACAATTCTGACAACGAATCTACCTTTCAATTACGAATCATAAATATAGAAGGGCGATTAGTATATGAAGATGTTATCCAATCCAGAAAAGGATATAATCAAGCATTTGTAAATACGGAAAATTTCGAAAAGGGATTGTATTACCTGAACATCAACACAAATGGTAAAACACAAACAACAAAGTTTTTAAAGGATTAA
- a CDS encoding metal-dependent hydrolase: MDSVSHIVIGAAIGEKFLGKKIGRWGLLLGGIAKSIPDFDLFYTGLNDPRAYMCEHRAHTHSLFIEILYALPIAWLLLKIFKDKISFSRWYLFLITCLWGHSILDWFTNFGTQLLLPFDNGSYSIHTLSIVDLLFTLPMLLLFLTAIFIKKNIAFRQKLAKYSLIWCGLYLSFTFINKYQANNIASKSIQENNIPATNYISNPTMLNNILWYALASNDSTIFIGEFSLWNKKNPITWHTFPRHQHLMDSFNCPNDVAKIKWFGDPYTIARRNGDTLNMYAVKFGRSNFQETTLEKTFIFHYKLFQENGIERMTMFQPSGKDMKFKENILDIWDRICGRTY; this comes from the coding sequence TTGGACTCCGTTTCTCATATTGTCATTGGTGCCGCAATCGGCGAAAAATTTTTAGGAAAAAAAATTGGACGCTGGGGATTATTGTTAGGAGGGATTGCTAAAAGCATTCCTGATTTTGATTTGTTTTATACCGGATTAAACGATCCCAGAGCTTACATGTGTGAACACAGAGCGCATACCCATTCCTTGTTTATTGAAATACTCTATGCATTACCCATTGCCTGGCTGCTATTAAAAATATTTAAAGACAAAATAAGTTTTTCACGTTGGTATTTATTTTTAATCACTTGTCTTTGGGGACACTCAATATTAGATTGGTTCACCAATTTCGGAACGCAATTGCTTTTACCTTTTGATAACGGCTCCTACTCTATACACACTCTGTCTATAGTTGATTTATTGTTCACTTTACCCATGTTGCTTCTTTTTTTAACTGCCATTTTTATTAAAAAAAATATCGCATTCAGACAAAAGTTGGCCAAATACAGTTTAATATGGTGTGGTTTATATTTATCATTTACTTTTATAAATAAATACCAAGCTAATAACATAGCTTCAAAATCAATTCAGGAAAACAACATTCCGGCTACCAATTATATCAGCAATCCCACCATGTTGAATAATATATTATGGTATGCCCTGGCCAGTAACGATAGTACCATTTTTATCGGCGAATTTAGTTTATGGAATAAAAAAAATCCAATCACCTGGCATACTTTCCCCCGGCATCAACACCTAATGGATTCATTTAATTGCCCGAATGATGTTGCTAAAATAAAATGGTTTGGAGATCCTTATACCATTGCCAGAAGAAACGGCGACACCCTAAATATGTACGCAGTTAAATTTGGCAGAAGTAATTTTCAGGAAACAACATTAGAAAAAACTTTTATTTTTCATTATAAACTATTTCAAGAAAACGGAATAGAACGCATGACTATGTTTCAACCTTCGGGGAAGGATATGAAATTTAAAGAAAATATTTTGGATATTTGGGATAGAATCTGTGGCAGAACCTATTAA
- a CDS encoding GNAT family N-acetyltransferase — protein METLPQLISEKIKLRQLQPSDFSSLIRHANNQKIADNILNISFPYTEDNAKSRFQFIKEAFEKKDRFIFAMASLATNEVIGEIGLHLDKANNKAEIGYWLGENYWNKGITASAVALILKFGFEEIQLNKIYATHFTDNPASGKVLLKNKMNLEGELKDHYLNKGIYKTVYTYGITLRKYKKSKN, from the coding sequence ATGGAAACACTACCACAATTAATTTCCGAAAAGATAAAACTCAGACAACTTCAACCATCTGATTTCAGCAGTTTGATTCGGCACGCGAACAATCAGAAAATTGCGGATAACATACTCAACATTTCCTTTCCTTATACTGAAGACAACGCAAAATCCCGCTTTCAATTCATCAAAGAAGCATTTGAAAAAAAAGATCGGTTTATATTTGCCATGGCATCTTTAGCAACGAATGAAGTTATTGGTGAAATTGGCCTGCATTTGGATAAAGCAAACAATAAAGCGGAAATTGGGTACTGGCTTGGAGAAAATTATTGGAACAAAGGAATCACCGCGTCAGCTGTAGCGCTAATTCTAAAATTCGGATTTGAAGAAATACAACTAAACAAAATTTACGCAACACACTTTACCGACAATCCGGCTTCCGGTAAGGTGCTATTAAAAAACAAGATGAATCTGGAAGGCGAACTAAAAGATCACTATCTGAATAAAGGGATTTATAAAACTGTTTACACATACGGAATCACTTTGCGGAAATATAAAAAATCAAAAAATTAA
- a CDS encoding VOC family protein gives MKGNESSEKPRVTGIGGIFFKCTDTKKLKEWYQSNLGIITNEYGAVFEWRQSADSSKKGFTQWSPFTDKTKYFLPSTKEFMINYRVNNLGALYKEFKKNGVTVSDSIETYEYGKFLHIMDPDGNKIELWEPNDVFYEKMGIEAGYKTNK, from the coding sequence ATGAAAGGAAACGAATCTTCAGAAAAACCCCGAGTTACCGGAATTGGAGGTATATTTTTTAAATGCACCGACACTAAAAAATTAAAAGAATGGTATCAATCCAATTTGGGTATAATAACTAATGAATACGGTGCCGTATTTGAATGGAGACAAAGCGCAGACTCTTCCAAAAAAGGATTTACGCAATGGAGTCCCTTTACCGATAAAACAAAATATTTCCTGCCTTCTACAAAAGAATTCATGATTAATTACCGAGTTAATAATCTTGGTGCGCTTTATAAGGAATTTAAAAAGAATGGAGTTACGGTGTCAGACAGCATTGAAACCTATGAATACGGTAAATTTTTACACATTATGGATCCGGACGGAAATAAAATAGAATTGTGGGAACCCAATGATGTATTTTATGAAAAAATGGGCATTGAGGCCGGTTATAAAACCAATAAATAA
- a CDS encoding peptidylprolyl isomerase — MRILLFVLILSNSAPIFAQSPVTNTYTGKPRFEILTKSNGDTLGIINVELFPNIAYKHTRNFDSLVSQNFYDTTAFHRVIPNFMIQGGDPNSRNGPKPTWGQGQIGQPTVPAEFTAAKHKRGILSAARSNDINSATSQFFICHAAAPWLDGNYSVYGRVTSGINFVDTIALAPRDNNDCPNDKIEMFVNYIGSNDSVPVAPIQFKPVNDSTEIDTTLITYLSWKHVPDAIIYQVQFSNDSTFAQITYSTNTGNLSYAVTAGLPGNTRYFWRVRTNNGGHFSNWSPVWHFTTQKPFNDVGLQKNLINAHELLLFPNPTKGIFTIKNANELQEIEVYDELGKYIKTFGKDKLSHEIDLRKENKGLYLIKCQYINGSEKTFKLILE, encoded by the coding sequence ATGAGAATACTGCTATTTGTTCTGATATTATCGAATTCGGCACCAATATTTGCTCAATCTCCTGTAACAAATACCTATACAGGAAAACCCCGCTTCGAAATACTCACTAAAAGTAATGGCGATACGCTCGGAATTATTAATGTGGAACTTTTTCCAAATATCGCTTACAAACATACTCGCAATTTTGATTCTTTGGTGAGTCAGAATTTTTATGACACCACGGCCTTTCACAGAGTAATTCCTAATTTTATGATACAAGGAGGCGATCCGAATTCCAGAAATGGACCTAAGCCTACCTGGGGACAAGGACAAATTGGTCAGCCAACTGTACCGGCAGAATTCACGGCGGCCAAACATAAAAGAGGAATACTTTCAGCAGCCCGAAGTAATGACATTAATTCCGCTACATCACAATTCTTTATTTGTCACGCTGCTGCACCCTGGCTAGATGGTAATTATTCCGTGTACGGAAGAGTAACCTCCGGAATCAATTTTGTAGATACTATTGCACTTGCACCAAGAGATAATAACGATTGTCCAAATGATAAAATTGAAATGTTTGTGAATTATATTGGGTCAAATGATTCTGTGCCCGTTGCGCCTATTCAGTTTAAACCGGTGAATGACAGCACTGAAATTGACACCACCTTAATTACCTATTTATCTTGGAAACATGTTCCGGACGCTATCATCTATCAAGTGCAATTTTCGAATGATTCTACCTTTGCTCAAATCACCTATTCAACCAATACCGGAAATTTATCTTATGCCGTAACAGCGGGACTCCCGGGTAACACCCGCTATTTTTGGAGAGTTCGAACCAACAATGGAGGTCATTTTTCGAATTGGTCACCCGTATGGCATTTCACTACTCAAAAACCATTTAACGATGTTGGCTTGCAAAAAAATCTTATAAACGCGCATGAATTATTGCTTTTTCCAAATCCAACTAAAGGAATCTTTACCATTAAAAATGCGAATGAATTACAAGAAATTGAAGTTTATGACGAACTAGGAAAGTATATAAAAACATTTGGTAAGGATAAATTATCGCATGAAATTGATTTAAGAAAGGAAAATAAAGGCTTGTACTTGATCAAATGTCAATATATAAATGGGAGTGAAAAAACTTTTAAGCTTATATTAGAGTAA